Proteins encoded together in one Vicinamibacterales bacterium window:
- a CDS encoding DUF362 domain-containing protein, which produces MVFDPPAAGRREFLLRVLRVGGVSAATLGGAAWLRSRSDKPRESDVLVADRRTGVPTDPGLPEMVVAQGESPQALLRRALDELGGIRRFIARGDVVVVKPNIGWDRGPEQAANTNPVLVAEIVRVCQEAGAKRIVVTDVSCNDARMCFEHSGIAAAAKDAGADVILPDERRFREVNLGGDVLTTWPVLEPFLSADKIINVPIAKHHSLTGCTVGMKNLYGIIGGQRSRLHQRINESLVDLTAFVRPTLTIVDAYRVLMRGGPTGGSLADVEFKKTLLAGTDPVALDSYAAKAWWDLDHQRLPFLRIAQARGLGKANFEEVRTKIVTV; this is translated from the coding sequence ATGGTGTTCGATCCGCCGGCGGCGGGCCGCCGCGAATTCCTGCTGCGCGTGCTGCGGGTAGGCGGCGTGAGCGCGGCGACCTTGGGCGGCGCCGCCTGGCTGCGCAGCCGAAGCGACAAGCCGAGGGAATCCGATGTCCTCGTCGCCGATCGCCGCACCGGGGTGCCCACCGACCCCGGCCTGCCGGAGATGGTCGTCGCACAAGGCGAATCGCCGCAGGCGCTCCTCCGCCGGGCGCTCGACGAACTCGGCGGCATCCGCCGCTTCATTGCCAGAGGCGACGTCGTCGTCGTGAAGCCGAACATCGGGTGGGACCGGGGGCCCGAGCAGGCCGCCAATACGAATCCGGTGCTCGTCGCGGAAATCGTGCGCGTGTGCCAGGAGGCGGGCGCGAAGCGGATCGTCGTGACCGACGTCAGCTGCAATGACGCACGGATGTGCTTCGAGCACAGCGGCATCGCGGCGGCGGCGAAGGATGCCGGTGCGGACGTGATCTTGCCCGACGAGCGGCGGTTCCGGGAAGTGAACCTGGGCGGCGACGTCCTCACGACTTGGCCCGTGCTCGAACCGTTCCTCTCGGCGGACAAGATCATCAACGTGCCGATTGCCAAACACCACAGCCTGACCGGCTGCACGGTCGGCATGAAGAACCTCTACGGCATCATCGGCGGACAGCGGAGCCGGCTGCACCAGCGGATCAACGAGAGCCTCGTGGACCTGACGGCCTTCGTACGCCCGACGCTGACCATCGTCGATGCCTATCGCGTGCTGATGCGCGGCGGACCGACGGGCGGCAGCCTGGCGGACGTGGAGTTCAAGAAGACGTTGCTCGCGGGCACCGACCCGGTCGCCCTCGATTCCTACGCGGCCAAGGCCTGGTGGGATCTCGACCACCAGCGACTGCCCTTCCTGCGAATTGCGCAGGCCCGGGGCCTGGGGAAGGCGAACTTCGAAGAGGTGCGGACGAAGATCGTGACGGTGTGA
- a CDS encoding proton-conducting transporter membrane subunit has product MNPTLALTWLLVLPLVASPIIYLAGRINVRLGATAAPARWLSALTLAAAGIPLWYLGEAVLSGGPVDMGVGTISLRMDGVGLLLAGTVTVLTFLVSIFSIPYMAGEEGEEKYYALLVAMAGAMVGLGCANDLFNLWVWFEVMTVTSFLLVAFYRQQRGALEAGVKYLVQSAVGSALVLIGIAFVFAQTGTLNLQQVLAASTHSTPQMLAAGALFLIGFGVKTAMVPLHTWLPDAHSQAPSGISAMLSGVVIEAGLIAMLRALGCLAPVSSTWGAFILAFGALNMVVGNLMALRQTQVKRMFAYSSVSHMGYMLIGFGVAVGYGIANGAAGGFFHLFNHALMKGLAFMAAGALLYSLHVARGSHDSLTLDDLNGAANRYPITALALSVAVLALGGLPPLSGFMSKWQIFVAGFETRNAGVEALVIFAALNSVLSLAYYAPLVNRMYRHEPSPTVAAGHNVSFLMAAPLVVLTLAVIVLGFWPGLMDFITHPAAVHFVSIFSGGPALAQF; this is encoded by the coding sequence ATGAATCCGACTTTGGCGTTGACCTGGTTACTCGTCCTGCCCCTGGTGGCCTCGCCGATCATCTACCTGGCGGGTCGAATCAACGTGCGCCTGGGCGCGACGGCCGCCCCCGCGCGCTGGCTGTCGGCGCTGACGCTGGCCGCCGCGGGCATCCCGCTCTGGTATCTCGGTGAAGCGGTGCTCTCCGGCGGTCCGGTCGACATGGGCGTCGGGACGATCAGCCTTCGGATGGACGGTGTCGGCCTGCTGCTGGCGGGAACCGTCACCGTGCTCACCTTTCTCGTGTCAATCTTCTCGATCCCCTACATGGCGGGCGAAGAGGGCGAGGAGAAGTACTACGCGCTGCTCGTGGCGATGGCCGGCGCGATGGTCGGTCTCGGCTGCGCGAACGACCTCTTCAACCTGTGGGTCTGGTTCGAGGTGATGACGGTCACGTCGTTCCTTCTGGTGGCGTTCTATCGCCAACAGCGCGGGGCGCTCGAGGCCGGCGTCAAGTATCTCGTGCAGTCGGCGGTCGGCTCGGCGCTGGTGCTGATCGGCATCGCGTTCGTGTTCGCTCAGACGGGCACGCTCAACCTGCAGCAGGTCCTGGCGGCCTCGACGCACTCGACGCCACAGATGCTGGCGGCCGGCGCGCTGTTCCTCATCGGCTTCGGCGTGAAGACGGCGATGGTGCCACTGCACACCTGGCTGCCGGACGCCCACTCACAGGCCCCGAGCGGCATCAGCGCGATGCTGTCGGGCGTCGTGATCGAAGCGGGCCTCATCGCCATGCTCCGCGCGCTCGGGTGCCTGGCGCCCGTGAGCAGCACCTGGGGCGCGTTCATCCTGGCGTTCGGCGCGTTGAACATGGTTGTCGGCAACCTGATGGCGCTGCGGCAGACGCAGGTCAAGCGGATGTTCGCCTACTCGAGCGTCAGCCACATGGGCTACATGCTCATCGGATTCGGCGTGGCGGTCGGTTACGGGATTGCGAACGGCGCGGCCGGCGGGTTCTTCCACCTCTTCAATCACGCGCTGATGAAGGGCCTGGCCTTCATGGCGGCCGGCGCGCTGCTCTATTCGCTGCACGTGGCGCGGGGCAGCCATGATTCGCTGACACTCGACGATTTGAACGGTGCCGCGAACCGCTACCCGATCACGGCCCTCGCGCTCAGCGTGGCGGTGCTCGCCCTCGGCGGCCTGCCGCCGCTCTCAGGTTTCATGTCGAAGTGGCAGATCTTCGTCGCGGGTTTCGAGACGCGGAACGCGGGCGTGGAGGCACTGGTCATCTTCGCGGCGCTCAACAGCGTGCTGTCGCTGGCGTACTATGCACCGCTCGTCAACCGGATGTACCGGCACGAACCGTCGCCAACGGTTGCAGCCGGCCATAACGTGAGCTTCCTGATGGCCGCGCCGCTGGTGGTGCTGACGCTGGCGGTGATCGTACTGGGATTCTGGCCGGGCCTCATGGACTTCATCACGCACCCGGCGGCCGTGCATTTCGTGTCCATCTTCAGCGGCGGTCCGGCGCTAGCACAGTTCTAG
- a CDS encoding DUF362 domain-containing protein: MKKKYRSMEVAPGFSRRDFVKSIGAASAAAAGGLVLAGPGFGQTAPPQAPVETNIADFLKVPKTARSLPGPFPGKVVKVTDKRSLVAEKFDGKAIGEMVEKGITTLTGKNMKESFKLLIDPKDVVGIKVNPVGPPLIHTHPEVVDAVIKWLVDNGLPKGQIVIWDRFDYMLKDAGYTPDRFPGIALEGLQTMDEEGNKWRGPDGNHVSINNFDKDVYYFAKGIVGKGVKGYKDDEFYLNQHVFNGEYSYFGKLLTKKLTRIINVAAYKNTGASISMATKNMGYASLCNVGRLHAPLAFKASTEVLAAPVLRDKLALNITDGLRGQYDGGPDKNAQFVYENHSLYFATDPFALDMLCHQEINAKRKEMGATVNESPRLTEYLRYAEQLGLGVVAADKMQIVRV, translated from the coding sequence GTGAAAAAGAAATACCGCTCGATGGAAGTGGCGCCAGGGTTCAGCCGTCGGGACTTCGTGAAATCAATTGGTGCCGCGTCGGCCGCGGCCGCCGGCGGCCTCGTTCTCGCCGGCCCGGGCTTCGGCCAGACCGCTCCGCCGCAAGCACCGGTCGAGACCAACATCGCCGACTTCCTGAAGGTGCCGAAGACCGCGCGTTCGCTGCCGGGCCCGTTCCCCGGCAAGGTCGTGAAGGTCACCGACAAGCGGTCGCTCGTGGCGGAGAAGTTCGACGGCAAGGCCATCGGCGAGATGGTCGAGAAGGGGATCACGACACTCACCGGCAAGAACATGAAGGAGTCGTTCAAGCTCCTCATCGACCCCAAGGACGTCGTCGGCATCAAGGTGAACCCGGTCGGGCCTCCGCTCATCCACACGCATCCGGAGGTCGTGGACGCGGTCATCAAGTGGCTGGTGGACAACGGTCTCCCCAAGGGCCAGATCGTCATCTGGGACCGCTTCGACTACATGCTCAAGGACGCGGGCTACACACCAGACCGCTTCCCGGGCATCGCGCTCGAGGGCCTGCAGACGATGGACGAGGAGGGGAACAAGTGGCGGGGACCGGATGGGAACCACGTGTCGATCAACAACTTCGACAAGGACGTCTACTACTTCGCCAAGGGCATCGTCGGCAAGGGCGTAAAGGGCTACAAGGATGACGAGTTCTATCTGAACCAGCACGTCTTCAACGGCGAGTACTCGTACTTCGGGAAGTTGCTGACCAAGAAGCTCACCCGGATCATCAACGTCGCCGCCTACAAGAACACCGGCGCGTCGATCTCGATGGCGACGAAGAACATGGGCTATGCCTCGCTCTGTAACGTCGGCCGGCTGCACGCGCCGCTGGCCTTCAAGGCGAGCACCGAGGTCCTGGCCGCGCCGGTGCTGCGGGACAAACTCGCCCTGAACATCACCGACGGCCTGCGCGGTCAGTACGATGGCGGCCCCGACAAGAACGCCCAGTTCGTCTACGAGAACCACTCGCTCTACTTCGCGACCGATCCGTTTGCCCTGGACATGCTCTGTCACCAGGAAATCAACGCGAAGCGGAAGGAGATGGGCGCGACGGTCAACGAGAGCCCGCGGCTCACCGAGTACCTGCGCTACGCCGAGCAACTCGGCCTCGGCGTGGTGGCGGCGGACAAGATGCAGATTGTGAGGGTGTAG
- a CDS encoding NADH-quinone oxidoreductase subunit C — MDTAQTLTTAQTLLQPVTVGAPKIEGHRLDIPVKREDLLRAVKILVDAHWGYLSAITGLDLPWPKPKPGIKPAEPAPEAGPLEDELEALYHFASGAAVATIRVRVPYHDTRIPSICPIIPSATLYERELQEMLGFIVEGTPVPDKLLLPDDWPAGLYPLRKSFTGAELAGK, encoded by the coding sequence ATGGACACCGCACAGACATTGACCACGGCACAGACCCTGTTGCAGCCCGTCACGGTGGGAGCGCCGAAGATCGAAGGCCACCGCCTGGATATCCCGGTGAAACGGGAGGACCTCCTGCGCGCCGTCAAGATCCTGGTTGACGCGCACTGGGGCTACCTGTCGGCCATCACGGGCCTCGACCTTCCCTGGCCGAAGCCGAAGCCGGGAATCAAGCCGGCGGAGCCCGCGCCCGAGGCCGGACCGCTCGAGGACGAGCTCGAGGCGCTGTACCACTTTGCGAGCGGCGCGGCCGTCGCGACCATCCGCGTGCGCGTGCCGTATCACGACACCCGCATCCCGAGCATCTGCCCGATCATTCCGTCGGCCACGCTCTACGAGCGCGAGTTGCAGGAGATGCTCGGGTTCATCGTCGAGGGCACGCCGGTGCCCGACAAGCTGTTGCTGCCCGACGATTGGCCGGCGGGGCTGTACCCGCTGCGGAAGTCGTTCACCGGGGCCGAGCTGGCCGGCAAGTAG
- a CDS encoding NADH-quinone oxidoreductase subunit L, with protein MPTISTLAILSIAVPWLGAVVIWLLRDREAWVQHALAVAFALAGAVAAVAMIPLRTESNVLDFPLGAAFGQVTFLPDGLAVFLAVVAAVIGSLAVIFSVDYMKGEKQLARYYAYVLFFIGSMVGLVLSSNLLVVFVFWEITALCSYALISFYNDDPKAVAAGIKALIITQVGGIGLLAGALFLFVYQGSYDVPTFLANAGKIPANVLALMAFGFLVAAAAKSAQFPFQTWLPDAMEAPTPISALIHAATMVNAGVYLLARFYPAFEAVPHWKLAVLTVGAVTALMAALMAVVSNDLKRVLAYSTVSQLGYMVYAIGAGGLFASQFHLLSHAVFKALLFLSAGAIIHAAGTRDMREMGGLGRQMPLVRIVMIVGGLALAGIPILNGFWSKELVLEAGHEGGPYWAWLIMVFGAGLTALYTLRFITMVFYGEPRGKAHVHDAGPAMKVALVPLALGTLTTWLIAGEFGAFLGKAVTGERPVESTAAVLTQVATAPLTMVALAVVALGLIAWWQHERLSGVATALGGIGTMARNSFGFEAINRGVIAATEGAAESLRGTQNGILNWNVMAILVGLVVVLAILALGGA; from the coding sequence ATGCCGACGATTTCAACACTCGCCATTCTCTCGATTGCCGTGCCGTGGCTCGGCGCCGTGGTCATCTGGCTGCTCCGCGACCGCGAGGCGTGGGTTCAGCACGCGCTGGCCGTGGCCTTCGCGCTCGCCGGCGCGGTGGCCGCCGTCGCGATGATCCCGTTGCGGACCGAGTCGAACGTGCTGGACTTCCCGCTCGGCGCGGCGTTCGGCCAGGTGACGTTTCTCCCCGACGGTCTGGCCGTCTTCCTCGCCGTCGTCGCGGCCGTCATCGGCAGCCTGGCGGTCATCTTCTCGGTCGACTACATGAAGGGCGAGAAGCAGCTCGCCCGCTATTACGCCTACGTGCTCTTCTTCATCGGCTCGATGGTGGGCCTGGTGCTCTCGAGCAATCTGCTGGTCGTGTTCGTCTTCTGGGAGATCACCGCGCTCTGTTCCTACGCGCTCATCTCGTTCTACAACGACGACCCGAAGGCCGTGGCTGCGGGCATCAAGGCGCTCATCATCACGCAGGTTGGCGGCATCGGTCTGCTGGCCGGCGCCTTGTTCCTCTTCGTCTATCAGGGAAGCTACGACGTGCCGACGTTCCTGGCGAACGCGGGCAAGATCCCGGCCAACGTCCTCGCCCTGATGGCCTTCGGATTCCTCGTGGCGGCGGCGGCGAAGTCGGCGCAGTTCCCGTTCCAGACCTGGCTGCCGGATGCGATGGAAGCCCCGACGCCGATCAGCGCGCTGATCCACGCCGCGACGATGGTGAACGCGGGCGTGTATCTGCTGGCGCGCTTCTACCCGGCCTTCGAAGCGGTGCCGCACTGGAAGCTCGCGGTGCTGACCGTCGGCGCCGTCACGGCGCTGATGGCCGCGCTGATGGCGGTCGTCTCCAATGACCTGAAGCGGGTGCTCGCGTATTCGACCGTCAGCCAGCTCGGCTACATGGTTTACGCGATCGGTGCCGGCGGCCTGTTTGCGAGCCAGTTCCACCTGCTCAGCCACGCGGTCTTCAAGGCGTTGCTCTTCCTCTCGGCCGGCGCGATCATCCACGCCGCCGGCACGCGCGACATGCGCGAGATGGGGGGCCTCGGCAGGCAGATGCCACTCGTCAGAATCGTGATGATCGTCGGCGGCCTGGCGCTCGCCGGCATCCCGATCCTGAACGGCTTCTGGAGCAAGGAACTGGTGCTCGAGGCCGGGCACGAGGGCGGGCCATATTGGGCCTGGCTGATCATGGTGTTCGGTGCCGGTCTCACCGCGCTCTACACGCTCCGGTTCATCACGATGGTGTTCTACGGCGAGCCGCGTGGAAAGGCCCACGTGCACGACGCCGGTCCCGCGATGAAGGTAGCGCTCGTGCCGCTCGCGCTCGGCACGCTCACGACCTGGCTCATCGCCGGCGAGTTCGGGGCGTTCCTGGGCAAGGCGGTCACGGGCGAGCGGCCGGTCGAATCGACCGCCGCGGTCCTGACGCAGGTCGCCACCGCGCCGCTCACGATGGTGGCCCTGGCCGTCGTCGCGCTGGGGTTGATCGCCTGGTGGCAACACGAGCGGCTGAGCGGCGTGGCGACGGCGCTCGGCGGCATCGGGACGATGGCGAGGAACAGCTTCGGGTTCGAGGCCATCAACCGGGGCGTCATTGCGGCAACGGAAGGCGCGGCCGAATCCCTGCGCGGCACGCAGAACGGCATCCTGAACTGGAACGTGATGGCGATCCTTGTCGGGCTGGTCGTCGTCCTGGCCATCCTGGCACTCGGAGGAGCCTAA
- a CDS encoding hydrogenase subunit MbhD domain-containing protein, whose amino-acid sequence MYDLLIVAAILACAFQAVRGTRLLIAALWLAGASALTALMMYRLGAPEVAVIELSVGAGLVTVLFVFAINIAGEEPPVTLRSLVPAPLAWIAALGAVALGAWMAIPNLRAEAGLVQPDRFATVLWEQRRLDVLLQIVLIIGGVLAVLGLLSEGRSHARKENH is encoded by the coding sequence ATGTACGACCTGCTGATCGTGGCGGCAATCCTGGCGTGTGCGTTCCAGGCAGTGCGGGGCACACGTCTGCTGATTGCCGCGCTCTGGCTGGCGGGCGCCTCGGCGCTCACGGCTCTCATGATGTATCGCCTTGGGGCACCCGAGGTGGCGGTCATCGAACTCAGCGTCGGCGCCGGTCTCGTCACCGTGCTGTTCGTGTTCGCCATCAACATTGCCGGGGAGGAGCCACCCGTCACGCTACGGTCCCTCGTCCCGGCGCCCCTCGCGTGGATCGCGGCGCTTGGCGCCGTGGCCCTCGGGGCCTGGATGGCGATCCCGAATCTGCGGGCGGAGGCCGGCCTCGTGCAGCCCGATCGGTTTGCCACCGTGCTCTGGGAGCAACGGCGCCTGGACGTGCTGCTTCAGATCGTGCTCATCATCGGCGGCGTTCTGGCCGTGCTCGGCCTCCTCTCGGAGGGGCGCTCGCACGCCCGGAAGGAGAACCACTAA
- a CDS encoding 4Fe-4S binding protein, which produces MAVLSQPTLARLRRVSQVAFVAAFLFLLFKSEFTGSFRGAVGDVRLPWPVSLFLEADPLSALTTALSTRTLYRGLWWSLVVLVPTFFLGRFFCGWICPLGTLNHFFGSLRSEKKRGKSLIESNRYKPWQATKYYILVVVLVAAACGTAVAGIVDPIPLTVRSLGLALLPGVHYAFGSLLDVWYQSPVRWVRVGADIVQFLLQGTLVTFRQPHFRQAFILGVMFVGLLALNLRITRFWCRAICPLGALLGLASRWSFVHLVKDQARCDTCNRCLVHCQGGDDPIPGPKWKKAECHLCFNCVGDCPTGGIAFAIGSPVSLSTTVEVPQAQRRKLITGAVAGAALVPLLRSTTGLKVEADSRLIRPPGALDEPHFLERCIRCGECMKVCPNNALHPTFMEGGLEAIWSPVLVPRVGYCEPSCVLCGQACPTGAIWEITVAQKLGKPSGMQTAGETPAPLAAGPLAARPLAARPLAAGPPAARPLAAGPSGTGAPPVQTANPIKIGTAFYDQGRCLPWAMATDCIVCEEWCPTSPKAIYLVTTDITDAESNSKSVRRPYVDPKRCIGCGACEYACPVKDRPAVYVTSVGETRSKTNQFILPAAPKR; this is translated from the coding sequence ATGGCTGTCCTCTCCCAACCGACTCTCGCGCGACTCCGACGCGTCTCACAGGTCGCGTTCGTTGCGGCGTTTCTCTTCCTCCTGTTCAAGTCGGAGTTCACTGGTTCGTTCCGGGGTGCAGTCGGCGACGTCCGCCTCCCATGGCCGGTCTCCCTGTTCCTCGAGGCCGACCCGCTCTCCGCCCTCACCACAGCGCTGTCGACGCGCACGCTGTATCGCGGTCTGTGGTGGAGCCTCGTCGTGCTGGTTCCCACGTTCTTTCTCGGCCGGTTCTTCTGCGGTTGGATCTGTCCGCTCGGCACGCTCAACCACTTCTTCGGCAGCCTGCGCTCGGAGAAGAAGCGCGGCAAGTCGCTCATCGAGTCGAACCGCTACAAGCCCTGGCAGGCGACGAAGTACTACATCCTCGTCGTCGTGCTGGTGGCCGCAGCGTGTGGAACGGCCGTCGCGGGCATCGTCGATCCCATTCCTCTCACCGTTCGTTCGCTGGGCCTGGCGCTCCTCCCGGGCGTCCACTACGCGTTCGGCAGCCTGCTGGACGTGTGGTATCAAAGCCCGGTTCGCTGGGTCCGTGTCGGCGCCGACATCGTCCAGTTCCTGCTCCAGGGCACGCTCGTCACCTTCAGGCAGCCGCACTTCCGCCAGGCCTTCATCCTCGGCGTCATGTTCGTCGGCCTGCTCGCGCTCAATCTCCGTATTACCCGGTTCTGGTGCCGTGCGATCTGCCCGCTGGGTGCGTTGCTGGGCCTCGCTTCGCGCTGGTCGTTCGTGCACCTCGTGAAGGACCAGGCGCGGTGCGACACCTGTAACCGGTGCCTGGTACACTGCCAGGGCGGCGATGATCCGATCCCCGGGCCGAAGTGGAAGAAGGCCGAGTGCCACCTCTGCTTCAACTGCGTGGGGGACTGCCCGACGGGCGGCATCGCCTTCGCCATCGGATCTCCCGTGTCGCTGTCAACGACCGTCGAGGTTCCGCAGGCACAGCGGCGAAAGCTGATCACCGGCGCGGTGGCGGGCGCCGCGCTGGTACCGCTGCTCCGGTCAACGACCGGCCTGAAGGTCGAAGCCGACTCACGTCTCATCCGTCCACCGGGCGCCCTCGACGAACCGCACTTCCTCGAGCGGTGCATCCGCTGCGGCGAATGCATGAAGGTCTGCCCGAACAACGCGCTCCACCCGACGTTCATGGAGGGCGGCCTCGAGGCGATCTGGTCGCCCGTGCTCGTACCACGCGTCGGCTACTGCGAGCCGAGCTGTGTGCTGTGCGGTCAGGCCTGTCCGACCGGCGCCATCTGGGAAATCACCGTCGCGCAGAAACTCGGCAAGCCAAGCGGCATGCAGACCGCGGGCGAGACGCCCGCGCCACTCGCAGCCGGGCCACTCGCAGCCAGACCACTCGCAGCCAGACCACTCGCAGCCGGACCACCCGCAGCCAGACCACTCGCAGCCGGGCCGAGTGGCACAGGCGCCCCGCCTGTGCAGACGGCCAACCCCATCAAGATTGGCACCGCCTTCTACGACCAGGGCCGCTGCCTCCCCTGGGCGATGGCCACCGACTGCATTGTCTGCGAGGAGTGGTGCCCGACATCGCCCAAGGCGATCTACCTGGTGACGACCGACATCACCGACGCCGAGTCGAACTCGAAGTCGGTGCGCCGGCCGTACGTCGATCCCAAGCGCTGCATCGGATGCGGCGCCTGCGAGTACGCCTGCCCGGTGAAGGACCGGCCGGCCGTCTACGTGACGAGCGTCGGCGAGACGCGATCGAAGACGAACCAGTTCATTCTGCCCGCGGCACCGAAACGTTAG
- a CDS encoding NADH-quinone oxidoreductase subunit K, with the protein MSLSLPLLSAVAVLGLLGIGLLGLLVTRNLIKVVVGMQVLVKGAMLALVLAGKLSGQIQTGQTLALTVIVADTIVSVVALAFAVQVRRQFGTLDLQALSTLRR; encoded by the coding sequence ATGTCGCTCTCGCTTCCCCTGCTCTCCGCCGTGGCGGTGCTCGGGCTGCTCGGTATCGGGCTGCTCGGGCTGCTGGTCACGCGCAACCTGATCAAAGTGGTCGTGGGCATGCAGGTCCTGGTCAAGGGGGCGATGCTCGCGCTCGTACTCGCGGGCAAGCTCTCCGGCCAGATTCAGACCGGCCAGACGCTCGCGTTGACCGTGATCGTGGCCGACACGATCGTCTCCGTCGTTGCCCTGGCCTTTGCGGTGCAGGTGCGGCGGCAGTTCGGCACCCTGGATCTCCAGGCGCTGTCGACGCTGCGGAGGTAG
- a CDS encoding DUF6599 family protein translates to MRRLLLAFVAVAVGSAWQLAAGAPLAPGPVGSAPGNGHPVSLGTAQAARTSGDAALMPAEAGLPGWKRIENQRVFTRADLYGYIDGGAELFLELGFDQLTLQKYRNGSNDVAVEIYRMADGAAATGIYLMKCGKETHDPAFKERHTINRHQLMFARDRYYVTINNLSGADTMAPELVRFGSLVGSKLPTDRPPVELQRLPVAGLVAGSQRLIRGPFSLQALYTLGDGDILQLGGKLTAVAGNYRDAGGAYTLVAVAYPDAAAARKALANVQQNLDKYLKSVNSTPSRLVFKDYENKFGSLTLTGRQIEIRLHLTRQPQ, encoded by the coding sequence ATGAGGCGGCTCCTGCTCGCGTTCGTGGCCGTCGCGGTTGGAAGCGCCTGGCAACTGGCGGCCGGCGCCCCGCTCGCACCCGGTCCGGTCGGCTCCGCACCCGGGAACGGCCATCCTGTCAGCCTGGGAACCGCACAGGCGGCAAGGACCTCCGGGGACGCCGCGCTGATGCCTGCCGAAGCGGGTCTCCCCGGTTGGAAGAGGATCGAGAACCAGCGCGTGTTCACCCGTGCGGACCTCTACGGGTACATCGACGGCGGCGCGGAACTGTTCCTGGAGCTTGGGTTCGATCAACTGACGCTCCAGAAATACCGCAACGGATCGAACGACGTCGCCGTGGAGATCTACCGGATGGCGGACGGAGCGGCGGCAACCGGCATCTACCTGATGAAGTGCGGGAAGGAAACGCATGATCCGGCGTTCAAGGAGCGCCACACGATCAACCGTCACCAGTTGATGTTCGCGCGGGATCGTTACTACGTCACGATTAACAACCTGTCCGGCGCGGACACGATGGCGCCGGAGCTCGTTCGGTTCGGATCGCTCGTCGGATCGAAGCTGCCGACCGACCGCCCTCCGGTCGAGCTGCAGCGCCTGCCGGTCGCGGGTCTCGTCGCGGGGTCGCAGCGACTGATCCGGGGCCCGTTTTCACTGCAGGCGCTCTACACCCTCGGTGACGGCGATATTCTGCAACTCGGCGGGAAGCTGACCGCCGTCGCGGGCAACTACAGGGACGCGGGCGGCGCATACACGCTCGTGGCGGTCGCCTATCCGGACGCCGCGGCCGCCAGGAAGGCGCTCGCCAACGTGCAACAGAACCTCGACAAGTACCTGAAATCCGTCAATTCGACGCCGTCGCGACTGGTGTTCAAGGACTACGAGAACAAGTTCGGCAGCCTGACTCTGACCGGGCGGCAGATCGAGATTCGGCTGCACCTGACCCGTCAACCGCAGTAG
- a CDS encoding NADH-quinone oxidoreductase subunit B family protein, with product MANQSLLQAIMNPLRTWARVNSPWAIHFNSGSCNGCDIEILATLTPRYDIERFGIKLQGSPRHADVLICTGPVTRQAKDRLVRVYEQMPDPKFVVAVGSCGISGGAFQGCYNIVGSLADVIPVSAFVPGCPPRPEAIIYGVVALLNSLKQPAPAAASAEAVA from the coding sequence ATGGCAAACCAGTCGCTGCTCCAGGCCATCATGAATCCCCTGCGGACCTGGGCGCGCGTGAATTCGCCGTGGGCCATTCACTTCAACAGCGGCTCGTGCAACGGGTGCGACATCGAGATCCTCGCCACGCTCACGCCGCGTTACGACATCGAGCGGTTCGGCATCAAGCTCCAGGGCAGCCCGCGGCACGCGGACGTTCTCATCTGCACCGGTCCAGTCACACGCCAGGCGAAGGACCGCCTGGTGCGGGTCTACGAGCAGATGCCCGACCCGAAATTCGTCGTGGCCGTCGGGTCGTGCGGCATCTCCGGCGGGGCCTTCCAGGGCTGCTACAACATCGTCGGCAGCCTCGCGGATGTCATTCCCGTCAGTGCCTTCGTCCCGGGATGTCCGCCGCGTCCCGAAGCCATCATCTATGGCGTCGTCGCGCTGCTGAACAGCCTGAAGCAACCTGCGCCGGCCGCCGCCAGCGCTGAAGCCGTGGCGTGA